gatgttgtCTATCTTTCATGTAAGTATAagaacttcatcaagagaaagNNNNNNNNNNNNNNNNNNNNNNNNNNNNNNNNNNNNNNNNNNNNNNNNNNNNNNNNNNNNNNNNNNNNNNNNNNNNNNNNNNNNNNNNNNNNNNNNNNNNNNNNNNNNNNNNNNNNNNNNNNNNNNNNNNNNNNNNNNNNNNNNNNNNNNNNNNNNNNNNNNNNNNNNNNNNNNNNNNNNNNNNNNNNNNNNNNNNNNNNNNNNNNNNNNNNNNNNNNNNNNNNNNNNNNNNNNNNNNNNNNNNNNNNNNNNNNNNNNNNNNNNNNNNNNNNNNNNNNNNNNNNNNNNNNNNNNNNNNNNNNNNNNNNNNNNNNNNNNNNNNNNNNNNNNNNNNNNNNNNNNNNNNNNNNNNNNNNNNNNNNNNNNNNNNNNNNNNNNNNNNNNNNNNNNNNNNNNNNNNNNNNNNNNNNNNNNNNNNNNNNNNNNNNNNNNNNNNNNNNNNNNNNNNNNNNNNNNNNNNNNNNNNNNNNNNNNNNNNNNNNNNNNNNNNNNNNNNNNNNNNNNNNNNNNNNNNNNNNNNNNNNNNNNNNNNNNNNNNNNNNNNNNNNNNNNNNNNNNNNNNNNNNNNNNNNNNNNNNNNNNNNNNNNNNNNNNNNNNNNNNNNNNNNNNNNNNNNNNNNNNNNNNNNNNNNNNNNNNNNNNNNNNNNNNNNNNNNNNNNNNNNNNNNNNNNNNNNNNNNNNNNNNNNNNNNNNNNNNNNNNNNNNNNNNNNNNNNNNNNNNNNNNNNNNNNNNNNNNNNNNNNNNNNNNNNNNNNNNNNNNNNNNNNNNNNNNNNNNNNNNNNNNNNNNNNNNNNNNNNNNNNNNNNNNNNNNNNNNNNNNNNNNNNNNNNNNNNNNNNNNNNNNNNNNNNNNNNNNNNNNNNNNNNNNNNNNNNNNNNNNNNNNNNNNNNNNNNNNNNNNNNNNNNNNNNNNNNNNNNNNNNNNNNNNNNNNNNNNNNNNNNNNNNNNNNNNNNNNNNNNNNNNNNNNNNNNNNNNNNNNNNNNNNNNNNNNNNNNNNNNNNNNNNNNNNNNNNNNNNNNNNNNNNNNNNNNNNNNNNNNNNNNNNNNNNNNNNNNNNNNNNNNNNNNNNNNNNNNNNNNNNNNNNNNNNNNNNNNNNNNNNNNNNNNNNNNNNNNNNNNNNNNNNNNNNNNNNNNNNNNNNNNNNNNNNNNNNNNNNNNNNNNNNNNNNNNNNNNNNNNNNNNNNNNNNNNNNNNNNNNNNNNNNNNNNNNNNNNNNNNNNNNNNNNNNNNNNNNNNNNNNNNNNNNNNNNNNNNNNNNNNNNNNNNNNNNNNNNNNNNNNNNNNNNNNNNNNNNNNNNNNNNNNNNNNNNNNNNNNNNNNNNNNNNNNNNNNNNNNNNNNNNNNNNNNNNNNNNNNNNNNNNNNNNNNNNNNNNNNNNNNNNNNNNNNNNNNNNNNNNNNNNNNNNNNNNNNNNNNNNNNNNNNNNNNNNNNNNNNNNNNNNNNNNNNNNNNNNNNNNNNNNNNNaaaaagacaaagtttgtgatgcttgtcaaatgggtaagcaaactaagtcctctttgaaatctaaaaatgtaATCTCTACAACTAGACCCCTTCAACTATTACACATGGACTTATTGGCCCTTCTAGAATTGCTAGTTTTGGAGGGAACTATTATGTCTTTGTgatatgttgatgattttcaagatttacttgggttttTTATGCTAAAACATAAGAATGATACTTTGAAAagattttttagttttgcaaaaagagttcaaaatgaaaagggtttttttttatttctaaaattaggagtgatcatgggagagaatttgatagcaatgttttttaaactttttgtgaagaaaatggtttttctcataattttccACTCCAAaactcctcaacaaaacggtgtagttgaaagaaaaaaatcgtATTTTGCAAGAATTTGCTAGATCAGTGTTGCATGAGTATGGTTTACCTACATACTTTTGGGCAGAAGCCATTAACACCGcttattatgttttaaatagagttttaattagacCTTTCTTGGATAAAACTCCTTATAAACTTTGGCAtaacaaatttcaaatattgggtatttcaaagttttttgttgcaaatattttattttgaataacaaagaaaaaacttgaaaaattttattctaagacggatgttggtattttccttgactattcctctactagtaaagcttatagtgttttcaataaaagaactttagtaattgaggaatctatgcatgtagtatttgatgaatcttgcaatgttatttctaattagcctatttatagtgattgttttagaaggaaatttaGAGATTTACTAGTTAGTGACAAAGGCAAAGAAATTGTTTCGAGTAAGCAAAGAGTGGAGCTTAATCGAAAAGAACGAagttggttcttcatccatgcctaaagagtggaagtatgctccttcccatcccaaagaattaattctttggTGATCCCGAATAAGGTGTGAAAACTCGTTCCTctcttaatatgtttaataatcttGTTTTTGTTCTCAAATTTGAACCAAAAAGTTTTTAAAGATgccgaaaatgatgaattttggattttagctatgcaagaagaatttaaatgaatttgaaaggaataaagTTTGAGAGTTAGTCCCTAAGGCCCTCTCATACTTCTATAACCttgattttttcaataaatattactTTTTAGTCTTTATCGTTAATgtccattaattaatttaaaaataactatgaagttaatttaaattaatttttaataacgatgaaaaatagtgaatttatttaattatagtttttatttatttttaaaaattaataaatattaatacaaacaacgaaaaaaaatgagtatttaatgaaatttaaagttaaaatgtAAGTTTTAAAATTGAGTGATCCAAttgaaacaaaaactaaaatctcGAATAAAATATGTATAACTTTTAGTTTCATCACCGAACCAAATTCGATCTCTTCTTAACCACTTTAGACCGAAGCACTTATCTTCACGTCAAAAACATTCTCTCgctcttctctcttcttcagaactttcatattataaataactttcttcttctattccattCTTTTCTCattcataacaaaaaaaaaaaaaaaaaaaagggtgcAGCCAAATTAAGCCGCCGCCGCCGATGACCGGAGCTCCGCCGTTATATTCGGTAGTTTTGGTAGTTTGTTTGTTGGTGTTAGCCAGCGCTGGTGATTTGAACCAGGAGTTGGAGATCACGTGGGGCGGCGATCAGGCCAAGCTTCTCAACGGCGGGAAGGTGCTGACGCTGTCGCTTGACAAAAGCTCCGGCTCCGGCTTCCAGTCGAGGAATCAATATTTGTTTGGGAAAATTGACATGCAGATTAAACTCGTCCCCGGAAACTCTGCCGGCACCGTCACGGCGTATTACGTAAGCTCCTTAATTCAAATGCGACGATGATAATATCTGACTATCTTTTAATAACCGACATAGATCGACTGTAGTTTAAAAtctaaatatgaaaataataaggTCCTGTCACATaattatttcgttttttttttattattattttttaaaaattatgcctattttcTCCGTCTCTTATATTGATCTACATCTTTCTTAACTACAACAAGTTAATTTgagccaaattttaaaagcaaaaataacttttgaaaagcTACTTTCCTATTTGGTAACCTTttgattttttatcttttattttttaaaattaagtttataaacaatacttctatttctaaatttcttattttgttaccTACAtcttaccaatggtttaaaataccaagcaaaattttaaaaactaaaaaaattaactttaaaattttgattttgtttttaaaatttaaatttggctaaaaattcaactaatgtacttaagaaatatgcaaattatggtaagaaatgtgaaggaaacaaacttaattttcaaaaacaaaaatgaaaaatgaaatggttaccaactaccatatttttctttagttttaaaaatttggcttggttttttaaaccactagtaaaaagtagacaataaaataagaaatttgaaggtaaaagtagtatctatagatttaatttttaaaaataaaaataaaaataaaataattaccaaacgaaACTTAAATGGCCGATTTTCTATCGAAGAACTGATTTTGTGACTCCgtttggataaaaaaaaaagttttgaaatgattttaaatttcgTGTTAAGAAATCTTCAAAGTAAATgatattaatttttgtttttatctattttaattcatatttcttttagttcaatAATATTATTGGTTAAAAACTCCAATTTTTTGGCCAAagttaaaattttcttaataagTTTAATTATACTCAATTTAGCTATATAATCTTAACAGATTTATTTTGGTCTTATTTTCAAAACGTATAACATATTCTCTAAACCTGGTTCATTTATAGGTTATAGTGTATGCTTATACCTTTTAAAAAGTGACTACATTAAGTAGGGCtgtttttatccttttattATGAACTTTGATGTGACATTAAGATTTTCATTGAGAGGCTATTAAAATCTTGCCTTTTTAAGTTGTTTGATTAGATAGTTTTATGATGATTAGCCTTTGAACTTCTTTGAATAATCTTCAAGAGAGCTTCTTGAAGTTGCAATTTCAAGTGTTGAGTTACATGTTAAGAACATTCAAGTGGGATTGATtatcttatcttgtggagtgtTCGTATATTGTGTTAAGAAACTTTTGTTTTTGTCTCAAGATATTTGATCTTAAGGAAATCTACATCTAATCCAATCCTTACAGTTGAAATTAATTCGATTTGCGGGGTTTAGTGATTGGGAATCGGAGTTTTTATCCAAAAGATTTTCTAATTCCAATTCGCTAGGGTTTTCTTATCaattaatatgttttttttcttacgTGTATATCTTTTCTTCATAATAAAATTTCTCAACTCTTAAAAACAAATCTCCACAATTGTATACTCAAGCAATTTGATGAaacaatttatgaaataatttcataattttgtaATATAAGGTTTTCATGGAATATAATTGTGTTAAAATTTTgccaaaaaaacaaacaaacaaacaaaatgatctctttatttattttttattttaagtagtGACTAGTACCAAAATAcaagatttaattattttttgtttgaaggctagctacaaataaaaaaaaaattaaaacgtTTACTAATAATCTTTCAATCTtagtaataaaaattgaaatatgtcAAGGtgggattaatttaatttttgtaaaaggTTATAAAATCTAACATAAAATTTGTACTATTGATTTTTGATTCTCCTACGTCACATATGGTTAGAAAAAAACTTTtccatttaatataaaaatagagaattttTTATCGTATTATAAGTCATTCATTTGAATTACGAAATAATCAaatccttttgaaattcatatgcaaatcaatataaatgttcttagaaatcacatttaaatgaacttttctgtttgtttttttttttttttgtaataataaaaaaattaggttTTGTTATTAATGTATCAAACTTGTTGGACAAAAGGAAAAATCCATGTTAAATCAcatcctaattaattaattatttatttattttgcaaaTACTCCAGTTTAATTAAAGTTTACTAGACATCAATGCCATTGGTAGAGATAGAGAGCTATATATTGATTTGTAGATGAAGTAGacgaattttaattttataatataataacattTTACACAGTCTAATAGTTCACATTTATttccatatatattaaaaaaatctgccttgcttaaaaaatataaaattcagtGACGTCGAATAAAGTCAATATTTTGGttgaaaaatttaaatagaCAAGATACACAGTCAATTAGAAGTTTTGTCAACCATATTAAATTgaattcacaaaaaaaaaaaaaaaagacttgttACATTGAATTTACATATGACCCATCATTAATGGTAGAGATGACTTTGTAATATTAAAGGGCAATGACAATAACAAAACTAGGTTTGAAAAAGTCTAAAAGTCATTTAAAGTTAAGAGTTAaagggtttttctttttctttttcttttttcttttatgtatatatattagtatCAATActcaattcaatgaaaaattatCTACTCATCGAATAGTTTTTCACCGCTAATAGTTGTAGGTGTCTATTTATTCCTCTATTAAGTTGTAAAGATTATTTTGATTAAGTTTATTATTCAATCAAAtatacaaaaatcaaaatggtattagaattatataattttgttttattcaattttaaccGTCATCTATTTGATTTCTACCTTTGTCGACGGCCGATTGATGGAGGCAAATCAACATAAATTCCGATCTCCcatataaaagagaaagaatgttaaatttatattagGTGAGTATTGGAATTTGAATACTTTGTACAATTTTTAGTTGTGATATTATTAATTGCAGCTACGTTCAGAAGATTCAAAATGGGATGAGctagattttgagtttttgggAAACCTTAGTGGTGAGCCATATATTGTTCATACAAACATCTTCACTCAAGGCAAAGGGGATAGAGAGCAACAATTTTATCTATGGTTTGATCCAACGGCTGATTTTCACACTTATTCCTTTCTATGGAATCCACAAACTATCATGTAAAGTAACTACACTCTTTACCCTTTTCTCTTCGATCTTATATGCCAATGATTATGATTTCATTTCTCGTTTTTTGCATGAAAAATTTTAATTGGATAACTAAGTGAGTTGTACAAACACAAAGATAAGTGTAACACTAGcatcaatatttttcttatataaatattttaacacaCGTACAACAtcataaaagaaataaacttTCAGAAGTTTGAACACATGATCTCTCACTCTATATTATGTCAAATCATCACTGAACTTATTCATTTAAGCAGATATGTTAtggtaaatataattatacCAATAACATAAACCTTTCTTGGTCTTTTTTCCTTGTAGATTCTACGTAGATGGAACTCCCATACGTGAGTTCAAGAACAAAGAATCCAAAGGCATTCCATTCCCCAAAAGGCAGCCCATGAGGCTTCAATCAAGTCTATGGAATGCCGACGACTGGGCGACAAGAGGAGGCCGAGTGAAGACCGATTGGACTCAAGCTCCTTTCACTGCCGCCTACCGAAACTTCGACGCTGATCAAGCCTGCATTTGGTCTGCCTCAGGCTCCTCCTCTTGCGGCGGCGGCTCATCAAAAGACGATTCTTGGCTGTCCCAACAGTTGGACTCGGCCGGCAGCCAAAGGCTCAAGTGGGTGCAAAGAAACTACATGGTTTATAATTATTGCTCTGATTCCAAGAGGTTTCCTCATGGGCTTCCCCTTGAGTGCACTGTTTGATGTTTTGTTGAATATGAATAAGTAAGCTTTAAGCCTTGAGTTTTATAATCATTTTAGTTTGGGCTTTATAGTTACGTTTTTAGGACATGTTTTTTTGagtatctatttatttatttatagtgaaattttcatacttttaattattcaaaattaattttatgttttatattgCACTTCTAAAAGTGATTCTCGTACTAtaaacaaatttgaattttaaattttagggtCTATAATAGcttttcaatttggaaatttttaaaatgattaaattggACAAGATTTTTAAATCgtcatatttttatatatactgtTTTAATCTAAAGTGAACTAAGATGGATGAttgcatatgttttttttttttttttttgaaagagagACATAGCTTGATAGGTACAACGAGcctcaaactatctccacaatggtataatattgtccactttgggtaTAACAAGCACGCTCATCGTAACAATCTCTGCTTATTGTCGCACTAATGTCACTCACAAAAAGCACTCATACCAAATGTAGAGATTAGGATCATCACTTCTCCTACGGTTGGTATATAACCCAATGACCCTACTCTATTCTCCGGTCTTTTATCGACACCTATTTGGAGTTGGTACGGGGACCACTATATGGATCGCAGATCTCCACAACATAACTCGCGCCATCGATGTCATAACATACATGGAAACATCTACTACACTCACGAGCTCTCCATGTCATTCCAATCGTCTAACTCATGATCTAATGCGCTCTTAActccttttcattttttcacCTGAGCACTCACACTAGCCTGGGATCATCCAATGATTTTGGAGTTCCAACTCACTATTTTGAACCTACCACAACATATTTTACTCTACTCCTTCGACCAAAGAAAAGGGACCCTACCCGCAAAGCCTTCTCCTCAGTGTTTCCGGTACCCCAATCGAGGATTGGTTTCTCTTAACTCCCCGAGAGTCACATAGGGCTTACACCATTCTCTTTTTCTGATCCTGTGTCCTACGATGGATTCTAACCTAATTGCATCGCGTTAATTTTTTCAACGCGAACATAATGGCGGTACTGAGTACCAAACTTTTAATAGTTTAGGCAGTTGGATACCACCATGAGCACAACTGACCCTACTTCATACCAAAAGCGTCTCACTCTCTTCATTGCATATGCGAGTGTATGTGTTTTCAACTTTGCGGATATAAACCCTCATGGCTTTGCTTTTTGGTTTCACCCCAGAAAGGCCTCATACAATGGAAATAATCAGAGCTTCAGTTTTGATCCAAGAGGTTGTTTGCGGTAGTATGTTGTTGACATGATTCTTCTGTTTCAGGTTTTTGTTTGTTGGATTAATTTGACGGATGACTGTTCGATGTCTACCCAACGgttcgaagttgttaaatttgatggaaAAGGTGATTTCGGGTTATGGAAGGAAAAAAGTATTAAGGCTATTCTGGTACAATAAAAAGTAGCCAAAATCTTATACGAAGATAACCTTCCCCAACAATTACAAGAAGCCTGAAAAAAAAGGGATATGGATGAGAGGCCTATTCAGACAATAATTCTGTATCTGTCAGATGGGAGGTGCTTTGGGGCTAGTAGATGAGGCCCACGTACTATAGTTGGAGTTGTGGAGAAGAAATTGGAAAGTCTTTTATTGACTAAGTTCCttgtcaaataaattatatctaaaggaAAACTTCTTGGAATCAATAAGATTGGACTCAAGTAAAGGCTTAGAAAGAGAACCTAGATTGAATTTTAGAAAGATTATAGTTGATCTTCAAAACCATCGGTGAGAAGATGTTGGATGAAAATCAAGAagttattcttctgaattctttgccagaatcgtatcgagaagttaaggcagctattaaatatggacgggattcattgtccatggatatagtgttggatgccttgagaacaagaaatctcgagattaaaaaggaacgcaaagatggagagttactcatggccagaggcataaatgagaaaaagaacggAAAAGAAAATGAGTCGAGATCCAGGTCGAAATCAAAAGGGAAAAGCAAAAAGTGTTTCCTATGACACAAAGAATGACACTTTAGAATTgccctttgaataagagcaaggaaGCATCAAGTAGCAAGCATACAGGGGATTCTAATGCAGCAAATATTTCTGATGGGTATGATTCAGTAGAGGTTTTGATGGTGTCCAGCAGGGACATTCAGaatgcttggatcatggattcagggtgcatgtttcacatgactcctaatcgggatttcttgattgactttcaAGAAAATGATGGGGGATCAGTTCTACTTAGTGATAatggtgcttgtgatgtaaaaggaattgggtcagttagaattgcaacacatgatggtatgatcagaattcttacaaatgtaaggtatgttccagaactcaaatgaaatttaatttctctAGGGGAATTAGATAGAGCAGGTTACTCTTATAAATCTAAGAATGGAGTTCTAGAGGTTATCAAGGGTTCTTTAGTCAAGCTGAAGGGGACCTTGAGGAATGGTCTTTATGTGTTAGAAGGTACTGCAGTTTCAGGTAGTGTTGCTATTGCATCTGGGAAAGAAACAGATAAatctatgttatggcataacagATTGGCTCATTTGAGTGAAAGAGGTCTACAAGCTCTTTCACAACAAGGTTTGCTTGGaggagttaaagacattgaactcccattttgtgaacattgcataataggaaagtctaccagagtgaagtttgggaaaaggaagcattctactaaagggattttagattatattcattcagatttgtggggtcctacaaaggtaccttctatgggaggttcgagatactttatgtcaatcattgatgatttttcaagaaaggTGTGGATGTATCTACTAAAACAAAAGTATGAAGCTTttgggaaatttcttgaataGAAAAAGCAAGTTGAGAACCAGACAGGCAGGAAGGTAAAATATCTGAGGACAAACAAtggtttagaatttgtgaatcacaaatttgataaattttgcaacTATGAGGGAATTACGAGGCATTTCACTGTTACGTACACTCCTCAGCAGAATGGTTTGGCTGAGAGGTTCAACAGCAATTATGGAgcgtacaagatgtctcttgacaaatgcttcattacccttgaaattttggggggaagctgcccaaacagcttgttatcttattaataggagTCCGTCTTCCGCTTTAAACCTAAAGACTCCTCAGGAGATATAGACAGGAAAAGCTCCAAGCTTGGATCATCTCAAagtgtttggatgttcagcttatgctcatgttaaggaagggaagTTGAATAAGAAggcactgaaatgtatgtttattggctatcctcaaggtgttaaaggatataaactttggtgcttggaaGAGGGCAAAAATAAATGCATTATCAGCAGAGATGCGACCTTTAATGAAACGGAGATGCCATTTCGTGTCAAAGAGCAGCAGAAACAGCAGACATTTGATCAGGTTGAGGcagaggttagaattgattctaaagcatAACCATCAGTTAGTTCAGGTGATTCCAGTGATCAGTCATCCAGTTCTGATGGTAGACAACCTCAACTGCAGAGAACTTTGATTGATGAGAGagcttttggtgaagaaagctcAAGTGGCAGTGACCTACAAAACTATCAGCTTACACATGACAGGCCTCAGCGGGTGAGGCAAGCTCCAATGAGGTatggttatgctgatttagttgcttatgtgctcttacttgtgcagctgacagtattgaagcagagcctcttacttttgaggaggcTATTATATCTGATTCGAAGGAACAGTGGAAGGATTCTATGGAAGCAGAGTTTTTCTCATTAGAAaagaatcagacatggtcattggtttcaaagcctcctaatcagaaactcattcagttaaagtggatttataaaatcaagccaggTATAGGAGGTGACAGCAAGCCTAGGTATGAGGCTAGACTGGTAGCCAAGGGCTATACTCAAAAGGAGGAAGTTGACTTTCTTAAGATTTTCTCTCCGGTGGTGAGGCATTCgtccattcgattaattttatctattgctgttcactttgatatgtttgttgaacagatgGACATTACCACAGCTTTCCTTCATGGTGAATTGGAGGAAatgatctacatggctcaacctaaaggctatgaggtgaaaggaaaggaagacataGTTTTTCGTCTTCACAGGTCcatctatggactgaagcaatcaccgagacaatggtatatcaggtttgacacctttattctgaagCAGGGGTTTCACAGGAGCTCTTATAATGCCTGTGTGTACtggaaactatctcagaaaggt
This DNA window, taken from Benincasa hispida cultivar B227 chromosome 6, ASM972705v1, whole genome shotgun sequence, encodes the following:
- the LOC120079586 gene encoding probable xyloglucan endotransglucosylase/hydrolase protein 23 encodes the protein MTGAPPLYSVVLVVCLLVLASAGDLNQELEITWGGDQAKLLNGGKVLTLSLDKSSGSGFQSRNQYLFGKIDMQIKLVPGNSAGTVTAYYLRSEDSKWDELDFEFLGNLSGEPYIVHTNIFTQGKGDREQQFYLWFDPTADFHTYSFLWNPQTIIFYVDGTPIREFKNKESKGIPFPKRQPMRLQSSLWNADDWATRGGRVKTDWTQAPFTAAYRNFDADQACIWSASGSSSCGGGSSKDDSWLSQQLDSAGSQRLKWVQRNYMVYNYCSDSKRFPHGLPLECTV